One window of the Cryptomeria japonica chromosome 7, Sugi_1.0, whole genome shotgun sequence genome contains the following:
- the LOC131031081 gene encoding NAC domain-containing protein 72 gives MITVMGREGAPGQLYLPPGFRFYPTDEELVVEYLCKKTAGHPFAVPIIAEVDLYKLDPWDLPDKALFGEKEWYFFSPRDRKYPNGSRPNRAAGTGYWKATGTDKPIYSNGGSHKQLVGVKKALVFYIGKAPKGTKTNWIMHEYRLADAGARAAKRKGSLRLDDWVLCRIYKKSMGAQKAAAAAAAAAARKECNESSSCLDEVLASLPDIDNKLINLPRLNSMNLFMEQKSCNDIEVKDIADNVSRSCAGQPWRNTTTTNTTTTTTTATNNRNNLVNCLMDFGQKADQQYSNGGTDGVVTEVASSRCNYTSPLDIQLNNTSRRNGSINYDFAAALQCRPPRPERQPLMHHHHDSPDEEVQSSFRLHNSEINPIQPSQPPLGFGYDTNQLQNSFNASSQMDPMNMVFDNAFLASLQGSNFLQNRPQ, from the exons ATGATAACAGTGATGGGGAGAGAAGGGGCACCAGGACAACTTTATCTTCCACCTGGTTTCaggttttaccctactgatgaagAATTGGTGGTTGAGTACTTGTGCAAGAAGACTGCAGGCCATCCTTTTGCTGTGCCTATTATTGCAGAGGTGGATCTTTACAAGCTTGATCCTTGGGATCTTCCAG ATAAGGCGCTGTTTGGAGAGAAAGAATGGTACTTCTTCAGTCCTAGAGACAGGAAATATCCCAATGGATCTCGACCCAACAGGGCTGCTGGAACAGGCTACTGGAAGGCCACTGGCACTGATAAGCCCATTTACAGTAATGGAGGAAGCCACAAGCAGCTAGTTGGGGTGAAGAAAGCTCTGGTTTTTTACATTGGCAAAGCTCCAAAGGGAACCAAAACCAATTGGATAATGCATGAATACCGTCTGGCAGATGCAGGCGCTAGAGCTGCAAAGAGAAAAGGAAGCCTAAGG TTGGATGATTGGGTATTGTGCCGGATATACAAGAAATCCATGGGAGCCCAGAAAGCAGCAGCCGctgcagcagcagcagcagcaagAAAGGAATGCAATGAGTCAtcttcttgtttggatgaggttttaGCCTCTCTTCCAGATATTGACAACAAGCTCATCAATCTACCTCGTTTAAACTCCATGAATCTTTTCATGGAGCAAAAGTCCTGCAATGACATTGAAGTCAAGGATATTGCAGATAATGTTAGCAGATCTTGTGCTGGTCAGCCATGGAGGAACACCACCACCACCAACaccacaaccaccaccaccaccGCCACCAATAACAGAAACAATTTAGTTAACTGCTTGATGGATTTTGGGCAGAAAGCAGATCAGCAGTATTCCAATGGAGGCACAGATGGGGTTGTAACAGAAGTAGCATCTTCTAGATGCAACTACACTTCCCCACTTGACATACAATTGAACAATACTTCTAGAAGAAATGGTAGCATTAACTATGACTTTGCAGCTGCTTTACAGTGTAGGCCTCCCAGGCCTGAAAGGCAGCCATTGATGCATCATCACCATGACTCCCCAGATGAAGAAGTTCAGAGCTCTTTTAGACTACACAACAGTGAAATCAATCCCATTCAGCCTTCTCAGCCACCATTAGGATTTGGGTATGATACAAACCAGCTTCAAAAttcatttaatgcttcttctcaGATGGATCCCATGAATATGGTCTTTGATAATGCATTCTTAGCAAGCTTGCAGGGCTCAAACTTTCTGCAGAATCGACCACAGTAA